From the Elusimicrobiota bacterium genome, one window contains:
- a CDS encoding HNH endonuclease, with the protein MSDVLVLNKKFYAIHITTWQKAFSLLYIDHASVVDEEYNLYSFSNWKDISQHITNHSSGYIHTPSFKIAIPEVILLKFYDELPPMDIKFTRKNIYEHYKYKCCYCGKKKSTSELNLEHVIPVSRNGTTDWLNVVISCIPCNLKKANRTPQEAGMKLLIKPSKPDWKGPISLCYKSGMKIKASWQKFIDNVYWNVELE; encoded by the coding sequence ATGTCAGATGTATTAGTACTAAATAAAAAATTTTATGCTATTCACATAACGACTTGGCAAAAAGCGTTTTCTTTGCTTTACATTGACCACGCTAGCGTTGTTGACGAAGAATATAATCTATATTCGTTTTCCAATTGGAAAGATATTTCCCAACACATAACAAACCATTCTTCCGGATATATTCATACGCCTTCATTCAAAATTGCCATACCTGAGGTAATTCTTTTAAAATTTTACGATGAACTCCCTCCAATGGACATAAAATTTACAAGAAAAAATATCTATGAACATTATAAATATAAATGCTGTTATTGCGGCAAGAAAAAATCAACCAGTGAACTTAACCTTGAACATGTAATCCCTGTAAGCCGCAATGGAACAACTGATTGGCTGAATGTAGTTATTTCGTGCATTCCATGCAATCTAAAGAAAGCGAATCGTACTCCTCAAGAAGCAGGCATGAAACTCTTAATCAAACCGTCAAAACCTGATTGGAAAGGACCTATTTCCTTATGCTATAAGTCCGGAATGAAAATTAAAGCATCCTGGCAAAAGTTTATCGATAATGTTTACTGGAACGTCGAATTGGAATGA
- the rsmA gene encoding 16S rRNA (adenine(1518)-N(6)/adenine(1519)-N(6))-dimethyltransferase RsmA: protein MKTRLGQNFLVDKNITRKIAASADILPSDTIIEIGPGNGILTEEIGNISKKVIAIEIDKTLTNNLSVKFENNNNIIIINKDFLRWTPPRIKKLKFVANLPYYISSAIIGKILHLDNWDTAVLMVQKEVAERLKALPGTDDYGILSIACQVFCTVEKIFDVSNTCFFPKPKVTSTVVKLKRLSKPLIKKTNEKRFFKIVKSAFAHRRKTILNSLSMELDINKTIIQKKLLEANISPFCRAETVSIASFIKLTNVLSIPKK, encoded by the coding sequence ATGAAAACCCGCCTTGGACAGAACTTCCTTGTAGATAAAAACATAACACGTAAAATTGCAGCATCAGCAGATATTTTACCATCTGATACTATTATCGAAATAGGACCGGGAAACGGGATTCTTACAGAAGAAATAGGAAATATTTCTAAAAAAGTAATTGCAATTGAAATTGATAAAACACTTACAAATAATCTTTCCGTTAAATTTGAAAATAACAACAATATAATAATCATAAATAAAGATTTTCTTAGATGGACGCCTCCGAGAATAAAAAAATTAAAATTCGTTGCAAATCTGCCATATTATATCTCATCCGCTATTATTGGAAAAATATTACATTTGGATAATTGGGATACCGCCGTTTTAATGGTTCAAAAAGAAGTTGCAGAACGGCTTAAAGCTCTTCCCGGGACCGACGATTATGGAATCCTGTCAATAGCTTGCCAGGTCTTTTGTACGGTAGAAAAGATTTTTGACGTTTCCAATACCTGCTTTTTTCCTAAACCAAAGGTAACATCAACAGTAGTAAAACTTAAACGTTTAAGCAAACCGCTTATTAAAAAAACAAACGAAAAAAGATTCTTTAAAATAGTTAAATCGGCATTCGCTCATAGACGAAAAACTATATTAAACTCCCTTTCTATGGAACTTGATATAAACAAAACTATAATACAAAAGAAACTTTTAGAAGCGAATATATCACCTTTTTGTCGCGCAGAAACAGTATCAATAGCCAGTTTTATAAAATTAACTAATGTTTTATCTATTCCAAAAAAATAA